The region ATAAGGTAGCTGCATGGGTTAAGGGTTATTACGTAGTTATTACCTagttattgtattattaaaaagtaTACATGGTATGtggaacaggactgtaaaataaagtgctatacCAAAATCACAAACACGGTATCATaatattcaaaagtaacatttattgcacattttaaGTGCATTGAAAAAGATCATTTTcttaatcttattttttttttcttgtattcaaataaaaatatttaaaatatttaagtaacTAAATATCTTATGCAGTAAAGGTCCTTAAAACAACATCAGttttttactgattttttttacttttttagcTTCAGATAATCTATCAATAATGttttcaataatataataatcaataatGTTTATATCTTAAATTATGCATAAACCTCATTCATTTGtaacaattattaattattgttacaattaatacgagataaatatataaacttaattcaatatATATTCAGTGCAACAGCAGGTCTTAAGTAGTTTTCAAATagattttgttactttaaatagtTTACTTTAATTAATACAGTGTTAAACAGCTTCAGACAATATCCCGAATTGTGTTTATATCTTGAATTAAGCACAAACCTCACTAAATCTTATTTTTTAACTATGTTCAGACATATTTActggaaaaataaaagacaaaaacactgattaagaacattatttttgcagtgtgaGAGGGAAATGTAACGTAAATAATGATGCTGGGGATTTAATGAGTGAATAAAACCAATTACACTAAAGTCTGGATTTCTATTCTAAGCACCAAATATATTATCAGCTTTATATTTCCAAATTTATCCGCTGCAGTCAAAAGGCTACAAGCTCCTATCTATTGCTAACAACCATGCCAGTGTCCCCTGACTGATAACAGACAGATGCTGGGTGTTCACATCATGAGCATTCACCCACTCTAAATTATTTCTGCTTATTTGGCACTGAAAATTACTGTGGCCCAGATCATTAGTGCTGTTGGTCCATTGTCACATCACCACAGTCAGCTCACCGCAGGAGTACGGATTGAGGCTGAAGGCCGGCTTCCCTACAGATCCAGCCCTGGAGCAGAGAGCTGGGTACAGGTTTAGAGAATTAGAGTTTCAGGAAACAATGTGCTCGCAGTAACACTTTATGAGAAAATGAATCAATTCTGTCAAGCTTTCATTTCATTGTTCGCGAGTGTCCCTGTTTGCCAGCTGGCCAAGACGTAAATTATAGGAATGTTTGGGGAGTATTCTATTTTTATTGAACTCACCACTGTTGCTACTTGATTATTGCGAATGTCTGATTTGTTTCTGCGAAAGCGAATAAcggacaaaataaaattaaaccaaCACGCATAGAGAGATTAAATGAGAATTATGCAGTTAATTATTATGTACAAAAAAAGTCaacaattaaagggatagttcacccaaaaatgaaaattctgaaatAACCCTTTAAGCCAAATAATCTCTTATTGTTCACATTGTCAGTTtagtaaaatagttttaaacaaagcaagcaatttatatatcatttatatctTCCTTTGATGTCATATATGCAAGATAGCATTATGGGGGTCTTGTGAAGTCATTTCATTTTACAATTGACTACATCAGGGATTTTCTCATTGTGGCGTTCATGAGAGGTTGAAAGAATGTAATTCATTCATGCATCTTACGGTTAGCAGTGAATTATAGTGTTACTGATTAGCAgactcttaaaggaatagttcgccCTGTGGCCATCCAAGAcgtagatgaatttgtttgttcattggaacagatttggagaagcatattagcattatatcacttgcttaccaatggatcctctgtagcgaatgggtgccgtcagaatgagagttcaaacagctgataaatgcatcacaataatagtctaatcatcaaaataatacaaaaagttactgcgtgtttgtaataaactaatccatcaagacattttaaacttcaaatcattgtttccagctaaaatacgagtccgcTATCCATAATATTTTCTCCAGTGACAAAGTCAAATATGCACGGATCATGCACTGTTTAtgagtgaaaacagtccaaaacagatgttgatataatgtttttttgttttgaggaTCCATTGGCaagcaaatgatgtaatgcttTATTTCTCCAAACCTGTTCAGAAGAAACATATTCATCTACAgctatatacaaaaaaattctaaattttcaggttttcatttttgggtcaactattaCTTTACTTCTACACCTTACCTtctataaatgtaaacatcaaTAATGTATGCATACAGTATGTGCATTATGCACAAGTCATGCATTTTGTTATCTGCAGTCAGGCAATGTAACTTAAAAGCAGAGCAGGTCTGTAAGTATATAAACTATTCATCAGTGTCTTGAAAAAAATCTCACCACTTGGTGTCCCACTGTCCATTCTCTGGCCCCTCAGAGCGACATGAACAACTATTGATGCACATGGTCACAGCTAAAGCACTGTGAATAGAATCATTTGAGGTTGCGGGATAGCTTTAGTaaataaacaacttttatttcCTCATGTTTTTCCATTTACATTTTAACTATGCACTGCATAATGAGCGACTTTGTCCCCCAAACTGAGATGGCAGGTATAAATAATGGctgataaatacatacacagacAGCCAGATGAGCAGTGCATCATTATATGACGAGGTACGTATTTATCATGCTGTTTTCTTATTATCTCATGTGTTGTGTATAATTGCTTCACAATTAAGGCTGTGATTATCAATAAATTCAAAAAGAGGATGGggacagaaaaagaaagaggaatGAAGCAACCGTTTCAGTCTATTGAGCCTTTAATGTTCAGGAACAGAATGAACTTTATAGTTATTAATGTTCAGTTTTTAAAGTCATGACGTTCTGGGTGAGACACAGATAACAGCTTTTTTATAAAGAGACATTGAATGAAACAGTGGTAAAATGCCTCAGAATTGTAATAAAGCAAAATGAGACATTGAAAACTCATTTTCTTACAATGATGTTTAGCCACAGCAAGCATCAATGATAGTATTAATTAtgcaaactaaataaaatgtgtttctcCTTTCTGAGTCCTGGATAAGTGAAAATGGATCTCGCAGAGGGGGGTGAAATTAAAGATGATTAAAATTTTCACCGAATTCACAAATCACATTATAATGACTCTGAAGCCAACTGCACGATTAAAGAACTTAATCAACTCTGTcgaatcaaaacaaaacaattattggaaataatttgGATttgaattcgggttgtacatacacagtgtgtgtgtgtgtgtgtgtgtgtgtgtgtgtgtgtattggcATTCACTATGTTATgtggaccaaatgtccccacaagtataGTGATACTagtaaattttgaccttgtgggCACATTTTTTGGGTCTCCATGAgaaaacaagcttataaatcatacagaatgaagtgttttgaaaatatgaaatagcagaaaatattttttgtttatttaaaaaagaattaaTATATTCTAAAAGAAGAAAAGATTTTTTGTCATCTGAGCCACAgaaggatttttttcttttctttttttttttgtcttacaACAAAGATCTCAGAACAgtcaataaaatattagttgAGTGTGTTCTTCTCTTCAATCATTTGATTGatacatataattttaatacatttaatactacagATATTTCGCTAtgaaaaatcaaaaatttgtaTTCCTgaaaaattctttaaaacagACTTTTTAGCCAGAATCATATAATGAGGACGATGGGAAAACACATCTTCATCCATATTTGCAAGATACCCCTTCTTCTTCTATTTCTGTACATGTTCATCTGTTCGTTGGACATCCTCAGCTCAGCCTTTCAGTTAGCTGGAGGTAACCTTTAACACCTTTTGTTCTATATTTTCCACTATTCTCTGATACAGTAACCATTGTAAATATCTTATTCccaaaagaaatgtgaaaagcTGGTTACTTTGTGACCACTAACTACTAATGTCAATATCACATCCACAGTGTGGACATAAAATCTGTGAGTGGACTGTGTTGTATCTTTGGGCAGGTAAGGTTGCAGGGGACATATTTAAGGACAATGCTGTCCTTTCTAACCCTGTGGCGGGACTGGTGGTGGGAATACTGGTTACTGTCTTGGTCCAAAGTTCCAGCACTTCCACCTCCATTGTTGTCAGCTTGGTCTCCTCTGGATGTAAGTCAAACACAGCCATTACAAACACAGTATTGCTCTACCAAACTTAAAACCTACATATATTACAATCTTATCattcttaaacatttttaaacagcGCTCTGGAatactcaattctgattggtcattaGCGCCATCTAGAGGGCTGATATTTTCTAATATTCAGATTTTCTGTTCGATTGTGCGTATTTCGTACTATAAAGCAGGCAAAAGGCGTGTGGAATGAGTATGTTAAAATTCATATTATTCATAAAACAAAAGGTGAAAAGTACACagatgacctactacttccaCTGAGATTCTGAAGTGCGACATTATCCAacactatcccatgaggccgtAAGAAACAGCCAATGCCATcagaacaatattttaaaaatattgagaacGTTTAGAAATATTGTTTAGTAGGCTAAATgttatcaaaatgtttttagaaCATATTTTGTTAGCTGAGTGGCAAACGCTCTGTTCATCTCGAGGTAACAAACTGCCTGTTTCTAATGTAGCAATCTGCATACAAAGGCAAATGGCGCTGTCTTATTCTTGTGTTATTAGTAGTATATGGCCTTTTTTATATTCTAATGTGCTATTTTTATGAGTAGCCCTCTAATACTTATTTCCAGTGAATTAATTTTGTGCACGATAGGAGCCCCTGTTCTGCCTAGGGACGATTGCTGTACTTAATGAAACGTGACTCACATCTATCGATCGTGTTCTGTGTTCTGTGTTTCCTGCAGTGTTGGATGTTGGATCTGCAGTTCCTATCATCATGGGCTCAAACATCGGCACATCTGTCACCAACACCATCGTGGCTCTCATGCAGGCAGGGGAGAGAGAGGAGTTCAAACGGTAGAGAGAGCATACAGTACCTCATACTGTCAGCATTCAACCATCAATAAAAAGTTTGGAGTTCTTCAATGACGCTTTCTGTGTGGGTCTGTTCCAGAGCCTTTGCAGGTGCCACCGTGCACGATTGCTTTAACTGGCTGTCAGTGTTGGTGTTGCTGCCGCTGGAAGCCATCACTGGCGTGATGAGGCTCATGTCGGAGGCGGTGGTTGAAAGTTTGAACATCGTGACCGGAGAGGATGGTCCAGAGCTCCTGAAAGTCATCACAGAACTCCTCACCAAACGAATTATACAGGTGCAGTATTATCCTGTTATAAAATCTAATTGATGTTCCAGGATCATCAAGGGTGCCTTTAATTCTTCtgtgaaaaacagaaaaaaagaagttgGCACATAGCTCATAGGCtgtcaatattgaaaacagacAAAAGGTAGGCTACACAATAAAGCtatcataaaagtggtccacatgactcatgctctatataaaagtTTTCTCGAGTTATACAATacttttttattgtataatGATTTACATTTTGGTCTGTTTCTCACATAAAGCTGCTTCaggaaattaaaaattaaaagccTGTTCATACCAAACTATAATGACAACTAtaattataaagttttaataactGTGCCAATTCTCTAAGAATATGGAAGTTCACGTCACAACTAGAGGAAAGATGTTGTTGCAATCAATTTCAGAATTATATATTTTCCAGTTgttgaatgattttaaaaaagcttGAGAATTTAAAGCGTCAGATGATATAAACTGCACTTATGGTCAGATAATATAAAGTACACTTATAATAAACACATATTTTGGTGCGGATGCTAATATAGTTGATGCTATTGTTGTCTTTATATTCtttgtgtgaacaggccttacgGTCACATTTACAGATGAAGCAAAGTGAAATATTTGAGGTGAAATCAAATCATTTTAAGCTACACAATCTGAAAGTTTTCTGTGCACGGATTTTGCAGTGGGTTCAAATTGGTCAAATGGATTCACCGTATTGACCAACGAAAAACTGCTTGATTTCAAAGTATGCTTGAATCACACTGTTGACAATTATAGACAAAGGAATTTTTTGCTTGTGAAATTTCACTAAAATGTGACCACCTTTAAAATGTAGCACATAAGTcttacttttattttgctttttgacCTTTTTGGCACTTGATATCTCTTTATAACCATCCACTTTTACTGTATGCAAAAGAGCTGCCTGAACGTTCCgcaaaacatctccttttgtattCCACggaagtttggaacaacatgaggatgaataaataatagcagatttttcattttggatAATTTATTCCTTTAAGTACACAGCCAGTTGGGTGTcgttataaataaaaagaaaactggtCATTAGTTTTCTTGTTAAATGCTGTGGAGCTTGTTAAAACTTGTGCAGCCTAATTAAATATCACACTGTTTGCCCTCCAGTACTCTTCTGTCTCTCATTAATCTGGATTTAGAGTTAaaagacaattttattttatccctTTCAGCTGGATAAGACCGTAATCGTAGGTATAGCAACAGGGCAAGAGGTGCTGCGCAATAAGAGCCTGATAAAAGTCTGGTGCCATACATGGATCACGGTGAGCAACGTCTCTGTTTGCCTACAGATGAAGTACATCTTTGATGTACTGACGTTATCTAAATTTATTATCCACAGATCCAAGAGAATGCTTCTTTCGTGCCTTCGGAAAACTCAACAGAGCAGACCACGTCACTACACATGAACGCTGAAAAATGTGAGTCGAAACTCTATCAAATTTCAAAGGAATAGAGAATGAAATTGACAAAGACACAGCAAAGGCCGTCCTTTGATTGATCGGCCTTTAGTCATTTCATGCATacgtttttaaataacaaagtATTGTTCTCCATTCTATCTGGTTTCAAACTTGAAGATTTGTTAATACCGAGAAATGCTGTATTCAAACAATGCACCCTTTTTTCTGTGAAGAAAACTGTTCTTCGTTTACTCAAAGCTCCGTCGGGGGTAATAACTATCATTTATTCTGTGTTAGTACATCCTGTGATAGAAACGGCCACTGAGTCATATGCTTGTTTAAAAGACTAACTACACATTCGACATCAACAACAGTAACAAACATCGATCAGGCTGTATTAGGAAGcaagatgtttttaaacttTCAATGAGCTTTTGACTCATCCTTCCTTGTATAATGACTTGGAGGCAATAAGCTgcgtattttttttatcatctttCAAATACAAGAGCCAtcatattaaagtaaaaaaataagtaataatgCCATATTTATCAGGGCACAGTCAATGGCTAAAGCCCTTAATTATAACTCTGGGCCTCATTTTTAGAAGCCACTTTTTCGTGATGCATAAATAATGGCCATTTATAAGAATCTGAAATCCTCTTTCTTCTAACACACCATAATCAGCAGCCGATGGGCTAATCACTGTATGAACACATGCCTGTCAACGCGTGAGTGACGGGCGCATTTCCACAGGAGACTGGAGAtgtaaatgcatgtgtgtgttggagcaggcaCTCATCTATTTGTGGATACGGGATTGTCTGATCTGGCTGTGGGGTTGATTCTGCTGGCTTCCTCACTGCTGATGCTTTGTACCTGCCTCCTGCTCCTGGTTAAGCTTCTCAACTCCCTTCTCCAGGGACAAGTGGCCAAAGCCATCCAGAAA is a window of Onychostoma macrolepis isolate SWU-2019 chromosome 21, ASM1243209v1, whole genome shotgun sequence DNA encoding:
- the slc34a1b gene encoding LOW QUALITY PROTEIN: sodium-dependent phosphate transport protein 2A (The sequence of the model RefSeq protein was modified relative to this genomic sequence to represent the inferred CDS: inserted 1 base in 1 codon), coding for MTRLFSQNHIMRTMGKHIFIHICKIPLLLLFLYMFICSLDILSSAFQLAGGKVAGDIFKDNAVLSNPVAGLVVGILVTVLVQSSSTSTSIVVSLVSSGLLDVGSAVPIIMGSNIGTSVTNTIVALMQAGEREEFKRAFAGATVHDCFNWLSVLVLLPLEAITGVMRLMSEAVVESLNIVTGEDGPELLKVITELLTKRIIQLDKTVIVGIATGQEVLRNKSLIKVWCHTWITIQENASFVPSENSTEQTTSLHMNAEKCTHLFVDTGLSDLAVGLILLASSLLMLCTCLLLLVKLLNSLLQGQVAKAIQKIINTDFPFPFGWLTGYLAILVGAGMTFVVQSSSVFTSAITPLIGIGVISIERAYPLTLGSNIGTTTTAILAALASPGDKLAAAFQVALCHFIFNVLGILLWYPIPLSRLPIRMARFLGERTSKYRWFAVLYLILCFLLLPSIVFALSMAGWQVLVGICVPCVAVLLCIVVVNRLQSQKPHLLPWWLQTWDHLPLWMHSLKPVDNIITRVTLCCRKTXNNGQSRMSPEDLPQLTEYEAEKNLAPLAHNSPALIYGYETETGAVFDSLNGKSSRL